In Mugil cephalus isolate CIBA_MC_2020 chromosome 20, CIBA_Mcephalus_1.1, whole genome shotgun sequence, the following are encoded in one genomic region:
- the eif3d gene encoding eukaryotic translation initiation factor 3 subunit D isoform X2, whose amino-acid sequence MAKFHAPVIQDNPSGWGPCAVPEKFKDMPYQPFSKGDRLGKVADWTGATYQDKRYTNKYSSQFGGGSQYAYFHEEDETSFQLVDTAKTQKTAYQRNRMRFAQRNLRRDKDRRNLTQFNMQTLPKSAKQKERDRMRLQKKFQKQFGVRQKWDQKSQLKPRDSSVEVRSDWEVKEEMDFPRLMKMRYMEVADPVDIECCGALEYYDKAFDRITTRNEKQLKSIKRIFHTVTTTDDPVIRKLAKTQGNVFATDAILATLMCCTRSVNSWDIIVQRVGNKLFFDKRDNSDFDLLTVSETANEPPQDEGNSFNSPRNLAMEATYINHNFSQQCLRMGGERYKFPNSNPFVEEDMDKSEVASVAYRYRHWKLGEDIDLIVRCEHDGVMTGANGEVSFINVKTLNEWDSRYCNGVDWRQKLDSQRGAVLATELKNNSYKLARWTCCAMLAGSEYLKLGYVSRYHVKDSARHVILGTQQFKPNEFASQINLSMENAWGILRCVIDICRKLDEGKYLILKDPNKQVIRVYSLPDGTFSSDEEDEEEEDEEDEEEEDEEN is encoded by the exons ATGGCAAAGTTCCACGCCCCAGTGATCCAGGACAATCCGTCTGGATGGGGCCCGTGTGCGGTCCCTGAGAAGTTTAAAGACATGCCCTACCAACCTTTCAGCAAAGGAGACCGTCTGGGCAAG GTTGCTGACTGGACTGGAGCAACTTACCAAGACAAGAGATACACAA ATAAATATTCCTCTCAGTTCGGGGGTGGCAGTCAGTATGCCTACTTCCACGAGGAGGACGAGACGAGCTTCCAGCTGGTGGACACTGCCAAGACTCAGAAGACGGCCTACCAGAGGAACCGCATGAGGTTTGCTCAG AGGAATCTGCGCAGGGACAAAGACCGCAGGAACCTGACCCAGTTCAACATGCAGACGCTCCCGAAGAGCGCCAAGCAAAAGGAGAG AGATCGCATGCGGCTGCAGAAGAAGTTCCAAAAGCAGTTTGGTGTCCGTCAGAAGTGGGACCAAAAGTCTCAG CTGAAGCCCAGAGATTCCTCAGTAGAGGTAAGGAGCGActgggaggtgaaggaggagatggactTCCCCAGACTGATGAAGATGAGATACATGGAGGTGGCTGACCCTGTGGACAT TGAGTGTTGTGGTGCCTTGGAGTACTACGATAAGGCGTTTGATCGAATCACCACTCGCAATGAAAAGCAGCTGAAAAGCATCAAGAGGATTTTCCACACTGTTACCACCACTGACGATCCTGTCATCCGCAAG CTGGCTAAGACTCAGGGTAATGTGTTTGCCACTGACGCCATCTTGGCCACCTTGATGTGCTGCACGCGCTCAGTCAACTCCTGGGACATCATTGTGCAGAGAGTGGGCAACAAGTTGTTCTTTGACAAGAGGGATAACTCTGACTTTG ATTTGCTAACTGTGAGCGAGACCGCCAATGAGCCTCCACAGGATGAGGGCAACTCCTTCAATTCTCCTCGCAACCTGGCAATGGAGGCCACATACATCAACCACAACTTCAGCCAGCAGTGTTTACGCATG ggtGGAGAGAGGTACAAGTTCCCTAACTCCAACCCATTTGTGGAAGAGGACATGGACAAGAGTGAGGTGGCATCTGTAGCTTACAG ataCCGTCACTGGAAGCTCGGGGAGGACATTGATCTGATCGTCCGCTGTGAGCACGATGGAGTGATGACCGGAGCCAACGGAGAAGTGTCCTTCATTAACGTCAAGACCCTCAATGAGTGGGACTCCAGG TATTGTAACGGGGTGGACTGGCGTCAGAAGCTGGACTCTCAGAGAGGAGCCGTCCTGGCCACGGAGCTGAAGAACAACAGCTACAAACTGGCCCGCTGGACCTGCTGCGCAATGCTGGCTGGATCAGAGTACCTCAAACTGGG GTACGTGTCTCGGTACCACGTGAAGGACTCCGCCCGCCACGTCATCCTCGGCACCCAGCAGTTCAAACCCAATGAGTTTGCCAGCCAGATCAACCTGAGCATGGAGAACGCGTGGGGAATCCTCCGCTGCGTCATCGATATCTGCCGTAAGCTGGACGAGGGCAAGTACCTCATCCTCAAGGACCCCAACAAG CAAGTGATTCGGGTGTACAGCCTGCCTGAcggaaccttcagctctgatgaggaggatgaggaagaggaggatgaagaggatgaggaagaagaag ATGAAGAAAACTGA
- the eif3d gene encoding eukaryotic translation initiation factor 3 subunit D isoform X1 yields MAKFHAPVIQDNPSGWGPCAVPEKFKDMPYQPFSKGDRLGKVADWTGATYQDKRYTNKYSSQFGGGSQYAYFHEEDETSFQLVDTAKTQKTAYQRNRMRFAQRNLRRDKDRRNLTQFNMQTLPKSAKQKERDRMRLQKKFQKQFGVRQKWDQKSQAQLKPRDSSVEVRSDWEVKEEMDFPRLMKMRYMEVADPVDIECCGALEYYDKAFDRITTRNEKQLKSIKRIFHTVTTTDDPVIRKLAKTQGNVFATDAILATLMCCTRSVNSWDIIVQRVGNKLFFDKRDNSDFDLLTVSETANEPPQDEGNSFNSPRNLAMEATYINHNFSQQCLRMGGERYKFPNSNPFVEEDMDKSEVASVAYRYRHWKLGEDIDLIVRCEHDGVMTGANGEVSFINVKTLNEWDSRYCNGVDWRQKLDSQRGAVLATELKNNSYKLARWTCCAMLAGSEYLKLGYVSRYHVKDSARHVILGTQQFKPNEFASQINLSMENAWGILRCVIDICRKLDEGKYLILKDPNKQVIRVYSLPDGTFSSDEEDEEEEDEEDEEEEDEEN; encoded by the exons ATGGCAAAGTTCCACGCCCCAGTGATCCAGGACAATCCGTCTGGATGGGGCCCGTGTGCGGTCCCTGAGAAGTTTAAAGACATGCCCTACCAACCTTTCAGCAAAGGAGACCGTCTGGGCAAG GTTGCTGACTGGACTGGAGCAACTTACCAAGACAAGAGATACACAA ATAAATATTCCTCTCAGTTCGGGGGTGGCAGTCAGTATGCCTACTTCCACGAGGAGGACGAGACGAGCTTCCAGCTGGTGGACACTGCCAAGACTCAGAAGACGGCCTACCAGAGGAACCGCATGAGGTTTGCTCAG AGGAATCTGCGCAGGGACAAAGACCGCAGGAACCTGACCCAGTTCAACATGCAGACGCTCCCGAAGAGCGCCAAGCAAAAGGAGAG AGATCGCATGCGGCTGCAGAAGAAGTTCCAAAAGCAGTTTGGTGTCCGTCAGAAGTGGGACCAAAAGTCTCAG GCGCAGCTGAAGCCCAGAGATTCCTCAGTAGAGGTAAGGAGCGActgggaggtgaaggaggagatggactTCCCCAGACTGATGAAGATGAGATACATGGAGGTGGCTGACCCTGTGGACAT TGAGTGTTGTGGTGCCTTGGAGTACTACGATAAGGCGTTTGATCGAATCACCACTCGCAATGAAAAGCAGCTGAAAAGCATCAAGAGGATTTTCCACACTGTTACCACCACTGACGATCCTGTCATCCGCAAG CTGGCTAAGACTCAGGGTAATGTGTTTGCCACTGACGCCATCTTGGCCACCTTGATGTGCTGCACGCGCTCAGTCAACTCCTGGGACATCATTGTGCAGAGAGTGGGCAACAAGTTGTTCTTTGACAAGAGGGATAACTCTGACTTTG ATTTGCTAACTGTGAGCGAGACCGCCAATGAGCCTCCACAGGATGAGGGCAACTCCTTCAATTCTCCTCGCAACCTGGCAATGGAGGCCACATACATCAACCACAACTTCAGCCAGCAGTGTTTACGCATG ggtGGAGAGAGGTACAAGTTCCCTAACTCCAACCCATTTGTGGAAGAGGACATGGACAAGAGTGAGGTGGCATCTGTAGCTTACAG ataCCGTCACTGGAAGCTCGGGGAGGACATTGATCTGATCGTCCGCTGTGAGCACGATGGAGTGATGACCGGAGCCAACGGAGAAGTGTCCTTCATTAACGTCAAGACCCTCAATGAGTGGGACTCCAGG TATTGTAACGGGGTGGACTGGCGTCAGAAGCTGGACTCTCAGAGAGGAGCCGTCCTGGCCACGGAGCTGAAGAACAACAGCTACAAACTGGCCCGCTGGACCTGCTGCGCAATGCTGGCTGGATCAGAGTACCTCAAACTGGG GTACGTGTCTCGGTACCACGTGAAGGACTCCGCCCGCCACGTCATCCTCGGCACCCAGCAGTTCAAACCCAATGAGTTTGCCAGCCAGATCAACCTGAGCATGGAGAACGCGTGGGGAATCCTCCGCTGCGTCATCGATATCTGCCGTAAGCTGGACGAGGGCAAGTACCTCATCCTCAAGGACCCCAACAAG CAAGTGATTCGGGTGTACAGCCTGCCTGAcggaaccttcagctctgatgaggaggatgaggaagaggaggatgaagaggatgaggaagaagaag ATGAAGAAAACTGA